Proteins encoded in a region of the Streptomyces liliiviolaceus genome:
- the eccB gene encoding type VII secretion protein EccB, whose translation MQSKRDQVHAHSFMMGRLSSGLLMADPDAPESPLGRTTRGVVFGVLVTVLIGAGATVYGLLRPGGNDGWRDGEHLVVNRDTGARYLWTGTDGVLHPVRNYASAKLIGGSDLATADVHTPSLQGVPVGSPVGIPGAPDAVPASGQLDDDAWHMCVTGPDGALPNTSGVVATTGVDKPGATTVAAGMPLDSRGIGRDRGVLVSGPDDTQYLVWRGSRLPLDRASDARTALGYGSEEPMPVSAAFLDALAPGPALKPPAVPGRGEKGPELGGEASRIGQLFKVSVVGGGSTYHLLRKDGLVPLTRLGAALVLGDPATQKDAYEGQSPDVRTVGADALREHAAKDADAAASAELPDAPPLPQSAERGSALCAQVDGDNGGVRIRSVLVPLTELSPVAVSAGTAQPLEPACVPTEATVVRPGHGALVRALHASGAAHAGTTYLVAENGVKYRVSAKESLAALGYEASDIGSVPAPLLAAFPTGADLDPAAAAGVTEPKATAPECGAGAEPEKREGGGKAEAVGAADAVGAAAASRG comes from the coding sequence GTGCAGTCCAAAAGAGACCAGGTACACGCCCACAGTTTCATGATGGGCAGGCTCAGCTCGGGCCTGCTGATGGCCGACCCGGACGCCCCGGAGAGCCCGCTGGGGCGCACCACCCGCGGTGTGGTCTTCGGCGTCCTGGTGACCGTCCTGATCGGCGCGGGCGCCACGGTGTACGGCCTGCTGCGCCCCGGCGGGAACGACGGCTGGCGCGACGGTGAGCACCTGGTGGTCAACCGAGACACCGGCGCCCGGTATCTGTGGACCGGCACCGACGGCGTACTGCACCCGGTGCGCAACTACGCCTCGGCGAAGCTGATCGGCGGCTCCGACCTGGCGACCGCCGACGTGCACACCCCCTCCCTCCAGGGCGTCCCGGTGGGCTCCCCGGTCGGCATCCCCGGCGCCCCCGACGCCGTACCGGCCTCCGGGCAGCTCGACGACGACGCCTGGCACATGTGCGTCACCGGGCCGGACGGGGCGCTGCCCAACACCTCCGGCGTCGTGGCCACCACCGGCGTCGACAAGCCCGGAGCCACCACCGTGGCGGCCGGGATGCCGCTGGACTCGCGCGGCATCGGCCGCGACCGCGGGGTGCTGGTGAGCGGCCCGGACGACACCCAGTACCTGGTGTGGCGGGGCAGCAGGCTGCCGCTCGACCGCGCCTCCGACGCCCGCACCGCCCTCGGTTACGGCTCCGAGGAGCCGATGCCCGTCTCGGCGGCCTTCCTCGACGCGCTGGCTCCCGGCCCCGCCCTCAAGCCGCCCGCGGTGCCGGGGCGCGGTGAGAAGGGCCCCGAACTCGGCGGCGAGGCCAGTCGTATCGGCCAGCTGTTCAAGGTCAGCGTGGTCGGCGGCGGCAGCACCTACCACCTGCTGCGCAAGGACGGCCTGGTGCCGCTGACCCGGCTCGGCGCCGCCCTCGTACTGGGCGACCCGGCCACCCAGAAGGACGCCTACGAGGGGCAGTCGCCCGACGTGCGCACGGTCGGCGCGGACGCGCTGCGCGAGCACGCGGCGAAGGACGCGGACGCCGCCGCCTCCGCCGAACTGCCGGACGCGCCGCCCCTGCCGCAGTCCGCGGAGCGGGGCAGCGCGCTCTGCGCCCAGGTGGACGGCGACAACGGTGGCGTACGGATCAGGTCGGTCCTGGTCCCGCTGACCGAGCTGAGCCCGGTCGCCGTGTCGGCGGGCACCGCGCAGCCGCTGGAACCGGCCTGTGTGCCCACGGAGGCCACGGTGGTACGTCCCGGGCACGGCGCCCTGGTCCGGGCCCTGCACGCGAGTGGTGCCGCGCACGCCGGGACCACCTACCTGGTGGCGGAGAACGGTGTGAAGTACCGCGTCTCCGCGAAGGAGTCGCTGGCGGCGCTCGGGTACGAGGCCTCCGACATCGGCTCGGTCCCGGCCCCGCTGCTCGCGGCCTTCCCGACCGGTGCGGACCTCGATCCGGCCGCCGCTGCGGGCGTCACGGAACCCAAGGCCACGGCCCCCGAGTGCGGAGCCGGCGCGGAGCCGGAGAAGCGCGAGGGCGGCGGCAAGGCGGAGGCGGTGGGCGCGGCGGACGCGGTGGGTGCCGCCGCCGCTTCGCGGGGCTGA